One Nicotiana sylvestris chromosome 12, ASM39365v2, whole genome shotgun sequence genomic window carries:
- the LOC138882674 gene encoding uncharacterized protein: MLLKFQSPWRPLDHHHLLQKKNDDRMFIKFLSMLSEVQLNIPLVDVLREIPKYDKYIKDIVAHKRRLTDFKTVALTEECTSMVQNKLPQKLKDHGSFTIPVRIGNVDLADRSIAHPEGVIEDVLLQIGKFIFPADFIILDYEADKLGKMILRVDDEEAVFNVYRAIQLPRHYEELSMISVVEADE, translated from the exons ATGTTGCTGAAATTTCAGAGCCCGTGGAGGCCCCTAGACCACCACCACCttttgcagaaaaagaatgatgatcgcatgttcaTAAAATTCCTCTCTATGTTGAGCGAAGTTCAATTAAATATCCCACTCGTTGATGTGCTTCGTGAAATTCCAAAGTATGATAAATACATAAAagatatagtggctcacaagagaAGATTAACTGACTTTAagacagttgcacttactgaggagtgcacttctatggtccaaaataagctccctcaaaagcttaaggatcaTGGCAGTTTTACGATTCCTGTGCGTATTGGTAATGTTGAT CTGGCTGACAGATCGATAGCACACCCTgaaggggtgattgaagatgtgttgcTGCAAATTGGGAAATTTATCTTCCCGGCTGATTTCATTATCCTAGATTATGAGGCTGATAAACTG GGAAAGATGATTTTGCGGGTAGATGACGAGGAAGCAGTTTTTAATGTCTACAGAGCAATCCAACTTCCCCGCCACTATGAGGAGCTCTCAATGATATCTGTTGTTGAGGCCGATGAGTAG